From a single Micromonospora sp. WMMD1102 genomic region:
- a CDS encoding glycosyltransferase: protein MSSRTRATTARSPVRLFRNDWSRLSPPEPGEWQPSRSVSLIIPAHDCQRSLDLTLAALSTQTYPSGLLEVVVVDDGSDPPLVLPRLRPENCRLLRLAEHGDGWGRSAALHAGATRSEGEILHWLDADMVVFPEHVAAQARWQHVSDEAVTLGYKRFVEADWPTPEQVAESCAGGTADQLFRLDDSEPHEYVERLIDATDQLRGGDHLNFRAHVGATAALSRGLYTETGGLNPGLRLGEDTEFGYRLAQAGAVFVPEPRARSWHLGRSHMMTRGEALRRYNRPFLADLMPQPRYLRAAAQRGWAVPLVVAVVRADGPYEMVRTCVDRLLAGDQTDLRVVLVAHWAELTDDRRPVLADPLLDRRLLAATYRSEPRVELAEEPPRTAYPAAYLLEVGSHLGVDGDTVRRLVAVADQWQVGLLRVLPVGAATPDDGLSLWRTSALSRALRVRGPAEELAEVVAEVAGRRWVSGDDFGVVDLRLLPESSWVSPRPRQVVRPDRRARRAALAGVETIPVGGIRSLATATRFVAGRYAGLAADRLRQRVRRPAAPAD, encoded by the coding sequence GTGTCCAGCCGCACCCGGGCCACGACGGCCCGCTCCCCGGTCCGGTTGTTCCGCAACGACTGGAGCCGGCTCAGCCCGCCCGAACCGGGCGAGTGGCAGCCGAGCCGGTCCGTTTCGCTGATCATCCCGGCGCACGACTGCCAACGCTCCCTCGACCTCACCCTGGCCGCGCTCTCGACCCAGACCTATCCGTCCGGGCTGCTGGAGGTGGTGGTGGTCGACGACGGCAGCGACCCGCCGCTGGTGCTGCCCCGGCTCCGCCCGGAGAACTGCCGGCTGCTCCGGCTCGCCGAGCACGGCGACGGCTGGGGCCGGTCGGCGGCACTGCACGCCGGGGCGACGCGGAGCGAGGGCGAGATCCTGCACTGGCTCGACGCGGACATGGTGGTCTTCCCGGAGCACGTCGCGGCACAGGCCCGCTGGCAGCACGTCAGCGACGAGGCGGTGACGCTGGGCTACAAGCGGTTCGTCGAGGCCGACTGGCCCACCCCGGAACAGGTCGCCGAGAGCTGCGCGGGCGGCACCGCCGACCAACTCTTCCGGCTCGACGACTCCGAACCGCACGAGTACGTGGAACGCCTGATCGACGCCACCGACCAGCTCCGCGGCGGCGACCACCTGAACTTCCGGGCCCACGTCGGCGCCACCGCCGCACTGTCCCGCGGTCTCTACACCGAGACCGGCGGGCTCAACCCCGGGTTGCGGCTCGGCGAGGACACCGAGTTCGGCTACCGGCTGGCCCAGGCGGGTGCGGTCTTCGTGCCCGAACCCCGGGCGAGGAGCTGGCACCTCGGGCGGTCGCACATGATGACCCGGGGCGAGGCGCTGCGCCGGTACAACCGGCCGTTCCTGGCCGACCTGATGCCGCAGCCCCGCTACCTGCGCGCCGCCGCACAGCGCGGCTGGGCCGTACCGCTGGTGGTGGCGGTGGTCCGGGCCGACGGGCCGTACGAGATGGTCCGCACCTGCGTCGACCGGCTGCTCGCCGGGGACCAGACCGACCTGCGGGTGGTGCTGGTGGCGCACTGGGCGGAGCTGACCGACGACCGGCGCCCGGTACTGGCCGACCCGCTGCTGGACCGTCGACTGCTCGCCGCGACGTACCGCTCGGAGCCCCGGGTGGAGTTGGCCGAGGAGCCGCCCCGCACCGCGTACCCGGCCGCCTACCTGCTGGAGGTCGGGTCGCACCTGGGGGTGGACGGCGACACCGTACGCCGGCTGGTGGCGGTCGCCGACCAGTGGCAGGTGGGGCTGCTCCGGGTACTGCCGGTCGGGGCGGCCACCCCGGACGACGGACTGTCGCTCTGGCGTACCTCGGCACTGAGCCGGGCGTTGCGGGTGCGCGGCCCGGCCGAGGAACTCGCCGAGGTGGTCGCCGAGGTGGCCGGGCGGCGCTGGGTCAGCGGCGACGACTTCGGGGTGGTCGACCTGCGGCTGCTGCCGGAGAGCAGCTGGGTTTCGCCCCGCCCCCGGCAGGTGGTCCGGCCGGACCGGCGGGCCCGGCGGGCGGCACTGGCCGGGGTGGAGACGATCCCGGTCGGCGGGATCCGGTCCCTGGCCACGGCCACCCGGTTCGTCGCCGGCCGGTACGCCGGGCTCGCCGCCGACCGACTCCGGCAGCGGGTACGCCGCCCCGCCGCCCCGGCGGACTGA
- a CDS encoding CDP-glycerol:glycerophosphate glycerophosphotransferase: protein MTLVSFVVPVYRVQGYLRECLDSILGQPVEDIEVVVVDDCSPDSCGEIIAEYAARDDRVRAVTLGRNVGLGEARNTGLDQATGEYVWFLDSDDWLVDGCLPAVAERLRRVGPEVLLVDHVRAYWDHRVRGGDLARTVPDSGDGVCTVRDRPELLEVLHTAWNKVVRRRFLRDAGLRFGPGWYEDVSFSYPVLLAAGRISVLDEVCVNYRQRRCGAITRTRDDRHFEVFPHWHRVFDLMDRWGPEHDDLRPLVFERMLWHYLIVLGNGRRLSPELRRDFFAQVVADYRRWLPPGGYRVPGGIDGVKHRLVAGDHWWAYALLRAVHHARGDARRLVRRARRSTPPSGVNRLPGPAYLARLPGPLSRVAGLAREGLLRGYYRVQLRRRLDPTLAVYAAYWYRGHACNPAAIYQRASELAPRVRGVWVVRRDRVAGLPPGLPYVVAGSRPYFRVLARAKWLVNNVNFPDYVVKRPGSVHVQTHHGTPVKVMGLDQQDYPRGAAGLDFPGLLRRIDRWDYSVSANTFSSQMWERAYPAEYRTLEVGYPRNDRLVNAGPAEVGAVRRALGIDPGERVVLYAPTHREHRPGYSPPFDPAALLDVLGPAGRVLVRGHYLDPAAPTVPGVVDGRDRVLEVTGHGCVEDLYLAADVLVTDYSSAMFDYATLDRPIVVYAPDWAEYRRERGVYLDVLAEAPGVAVRDFAGLLAAFRTGVVDGPPAALARSRFRERFCALDDGRAAERVVRRVLLGEPD from the coding sequence ATGACGCTTGTCAGTTTCGTGGTACCGGTCTACCGGGTGCAGGGCTACCTGCGGGAGTGCCTCGACTCGATCCTCGGCCAGCCGGTCGAGGACATCGAGGTGGTGGTGGTCGACGACTGCTCGCCGGACAGCTGCGGCGAGATCATCGCCGAGTACGCCGCCCGGGACGACCGGGTCCGGGCGGTGACCCTGGGCCGCAACGTGGGGCTGGGCGAGGCCCGCAACACCGGCCTGGACCAGGCCACCGGCGAGTACGTCTGGTTCCTGGACAGCGACGACTGGCTTGTCGACGGCTGCCTGCCGGCGGTGGCCGAGCGGCTGCGCCGGGTCGGGCCGGAGGTGCTGCTGGTCGACCACGTCCGGGCGTACTGGGACCACCGGGTCCGAGGCGGTGACCTGGCCCGGACGGTGCCGGACTCCGGCGACGGGGTCTGCACCGTCCGGGACCGGCCGGAGCTGCTGGAGGTGCTGCACACCGCCTGGAACAAGGTGGTGCGCCGCCGGTTCCTGCGCGACGCCGGCCTGCGCTTCGGTCCCGGCTGGTACGAGGACGTGTCGTTCAGCTATCCGGTGCTGCTCGCCGCCGGCCGGATCAGCGTGCTGGACGAGGTCTGCGTCAACTACCGGCAGCGGCGGTGTGGTGCCATCACCCGGACCCGGGACGACCGGCACTTCGAGGTGTTCCCGCACTGGCACCGGGTCTTCGACCTGATGGACCGGTGGGGGCCGGAACACGACGACCTCCGCCCGCTGGTCTTCGAGCGGATGCTCTGGCACTACCTGATCGTGCTCGGCAACGGCCGGCGGCTCTCCCCGGAGCTGCGCCGCGACTTCTTCGCACAGGTGGTGGCGGACTACCGGCGCTGGCTGCCGCCGGGCGGCTACCGGGTGCCGGGCGGGATCGACGGGGTGAAGCACCGGCTGGTGGCCGGCGACCACTGGTGGGCGTACGCCCTGCTGCGCGCGGTGCACCACGCCCGGGGCGACGCCCGCCGGCTGGTCCGCCGGGCTCGCCGGTCGACTCCGCCGAGCGGGGTGAACCGGCTGCCCGGCCCGGCCTACCTGGCCCGGCTGCCGGGGCCGCTGTCCCGGGTCGCCGGGCTGGCCCGGGAGGGGCTGCTGCGCGGCTACTACCGGGTCCAACTGCGCCGCCGGCTGGATCCCACGCTGGCGGTCTACGCCGCGTACTGGTATCGCGGCCACGCCTGCAACCCGGCGGCGATCTACCAGCGGGCCAGCGAGCTGGCTCCCCGGGTCCGGGGCGTCTGGGTGGTACGCCGGGACCGGGTCGCCGGCCTGCCGCCCGGGTTGCCGTACGTGGTGGCCGGCAGCCGGCCGTACTTCCGGGTGCTGGCCAGGGCGAAGTGGCTCGTCAACAACGTGAACTTCCCGGACTACGTGGTCAAACGCCCGGGTTCGGTGCACGTGCAGACCCACCACGGCACCCCGGTCAAGGTGATGGGGCTGGACCAGCAGGACTATCCGCGCGGCGCGGCCGGACTGGACTTCCCGGGGCTGCTGCGCCGGATCGACCGCTGGGACTACAGCGTCAGCGCCAACACCTTCTCCAGCCAGATGTGGGAGCGGGCCTATCCGGCGGAGTACCGGACCCTGGAGGTCGGCTATCCGCGCAACGACCGGCTGGTGAACGCGGGGCCCGCCGAGGTCGGGGCGGTGCGGCGGGCGCTCGGCATCGACCCGGGCGAGCGGGTGGTGCTGTACGCGCCGACGCACCGCGAGCACCGGCCCGGGTACTCGCCGCCGTTCGACCCGGCGGCGCTGCTCGACGTCCTCGGCCCGGCGGGCCGGGTGCTGGTCCGCGGCCACTACCTCGACCCGGCCGCCCCCACCGTCCCGGGGGTCGTCGACGGACGGGACCGGGTGTTGGAGGTGACCGGACACGGCTGCGTCGAGGACCTCTATCTCGCCGCCGACGTGCTGGTCACCGACTACTCGTCGGCGATGTTCGACTACGCCACGCTGGACCGGCCCATCGTCGTCTACGCCCCGGACTGGGCCGAGTACCGCCGGGAGCGCGGGGTCTATCTCGACGTGCTGGCCGAGGCACCGGGGGTGGCGGTGCGGGACTTCGCCGGCCTGCTGGCGGCGTTCCGGACCGGTGTGGTGGACGGACCGCCGGCCGCGCTGGCCCGGAGCCGCTTCCGGGAGCGGTTCTGCGCCCTGGACGACGGCCGGGCGGCCGAGCGGGTGGTCCGGCGCGTCCTGCTCGGCGAACCCGACTGA
- a CDS encoding ABC transporter ATP-binding protein: MAGAMVQAENLGIRFVRNRRRNLRLREMFIHRGRRQPAAGVFWPLRGVSFSVAPGDTVGIIGRNGTGKSTLLRLIAGVLIPDEGRIRVGGAVAPLLELSAGFSNDLTGRENVHLLGSLHGLSPSFLRRHFDEIIEFSGEQIAKAIDTPVRHYSSGMKVRLGFSVIAQLQHPVLLMDEVTAVGDADFRKKCYDTIDRLIAEGRTVMLVSHNENDLTRFCSRGLYFDGGRLRVDGTIREALDAYHDVVRP; this comes from the coding sequence GTGGCTGGGGCGATGGTGCAGGCGGAGAACCTCGGCATCCGGTTCGTCCGCAACCGGCGGCGCAACCTGCGGCTGCGGGAGATGTTTATCCACCGGGGGCGCCGGCAGCCGGCCGCCGGGGTCTTCTGGCCGCTGCGCGGCGTCTCCTTCTCGGTCGCCCCCGGCGACACCGTCGGGATCATCGGCCGCAACGGCACCGGCAAGAGCACCCTGCTCCGGCTGATCGCCGGGGTGCTGATCCCGGACGAGGGCCGGATCCGGGTCGGCGGCGCCGTCGCACCGCTGCTGGAACTCTCCGCCGGCTTCTCCAACGACCTGACCGGGCGGGAGAACGTCCACCTGCTCGGCTCGCTGCACGGGCTCAGCCCGAGCTTCCTGCGCCGGCACTTCGACGAGATCATCGAGTTCTCCGGCGAACAGATCGCCAAGGCCATCGACACCCCGGTCCGGCACTACTCGTCCGGGATGAAGGTCCGGCTCGGCTTCTCGGTGATCGCCCAACTCCAGCACCCGGTGCTGCTGATGGACGAGGTGACGGCGGTCGGCGACGCCGACTTCCGGAAGAAGTGCTACGACACCATCGACCGGCTGATCGCCGAGGGCCGTACCGTGATGCTGGTCTCGCACAACGAGAACGATCTCACCCGGTTCTGTAGCCGGGGACTCTACTTCGACGGAGGACGATTACGGGTGGACGGCACCATACGCGAGGCACTTGACGCATACCACGACGTGGTCAGGCCGTGA
- a CDS encoding ABC transporter permease — MTSGVVAVWSHRNTLRLLVRRDLAVKYQQSVLGYLWSLIEPLGMGVIYFFVFGVLYRSATDRHLGDAAESYPLFLITGIFAWMWTSSAISEATAALTGQARLITTMNLPREVFPIGRVAGRFAEYVAGLPILATIAIVYASLDRIEIGVSLLALPLAVLIQATLLVGIALLLSSLNVLMRDIERLMRLVTRVLFYATPIIYPLTLVRDSSLPDWVKTGYELNPLVGIFQLHHAVWYPDEFPDARLLGVSVGGSLLVLLAGWWVFRRLEPAVLKEL, encoded by the coding sequence GTGACGTCTGGCGTGGTGGCGGTGTGGTCGCACCGCAACACGCTCCGGCTGCTCGTCCGGCGGGACCTGGCGGTCAAATACCAGCAGTCGGTGCTGGGCTACCTCTGGTCGCTGATCGAGCCGCTCGGCATGGGCGTCATCTACTTCTTCGTCTTCGGGGTGCTCTACCGCTCGGCCACCGACCGGCACCTCGGGGACGCCGCCGAGTCGTACCCGCTCTTCCTGATCACCGGGATCTTCGCCTGGATGTGGACGAGTTCGGCGATCAGCGAGGCGACCGCCGCACTCACCGGGCAGGCCCGGCTGATCACCACGATGAACCTGCCCCGCGAGGTCTTCCCGATCGGCCGGGTCGCCGGCAGGTTCGCCGAGTACGTCGCCGGGCTGCCGATCCTGGCCACCATCGCGATCGTCTACGCCTCGCTGGACCGGATCGAGATCGGGGTGTCCCTGCTGGCCCTGCCGCTGGCCGTGCTGATCCAGGCCACCCTGCTGGTCGGGATCGCCCTGCTGCTCTCCTCGCTCAACGTGCTGATGCGGGACATCGAGCGGCTGATGCGGCTGGTAACCCGGGTGCTCTTCTACGCCACCCCGATCATCTATCCGCTGACCCTGGTCCGGGACTCGTCGCTGCCGGACTGGGTCAAGACCGGGTACGAGCTGAACCCGCTGGTCGGGATCTTCCAGCTCCACCACGCGGTCTGGTACCCGGACGAGTTCCCGGACGCCCGGCTGCTCGGGGTGTCGGTCGGCGGCAGCCTGCTGGTGCTGCTCGCCGGCTGGTGGGTGTTCCGCCGCCTCGAACCCGCCGTGCTGAAGGAGCTGTAG
- a CDS encoding L-serine ammonia-lyase, which produces MISAFDLFTVGIGPSSSHTVGPMRAARTFAAGLKADGLLAETARVRAELFGSLGATGHGHGSGPAVLLGLLGEAPETVDPDGVPDAVAAIRPGGRLAVLGVHEVDFDADRDLVLHRRRSLPFHPNGMTFTAYAPSGEPVRTRTYYSVGGGFVVDETATGADRIKPDSTRVRYPFTTGAELLRLTAGTGLSISGIMLANERSWRSEAEVRAGLLEIWRVMRECVDRGSRRAGTLPGGLRVRRRAAELRRSLEADPGSADPLRVMDWVTLFALAVNEENAAGGRVVTAPTNGAAGIIPAVLHYYTRFVPGASEEGVLRFLLAAAAIGVLFKENASISGAEVGCQGEVGSACSMAAAGLAEALGGTPAQVENAAEIGMEHNLGLTCDPVGGLVQIPCIERNAVASIKAITAARLALRGDGEHAVSLDKVIKTMRETGADMKVKYKETARGGLAVNVIEC; this is translated from the coding sequence ATGATCAGCGCCTTCGACCTGTTCACGGTCGGGATCGGGCCGTCCAGCTCGCACACCGTCGGGCCGATGCGGGCCGCCCGTACCTTCGCGGCCGGGTTGAAGGCGGACGGGCTGCTGGCCGAGACGGCCCGGGTACGCGCCGAACTCTTCGGCTCGCTCGGCGCCACCGGCCACGGGCACGGCAGCGGCCCGGCGGTGCTGCTCGGGCTGCTCGGCGAGGCGCCGGAGACGGTGGACCCGGACGGGGTTCCCGACGCCGTGGCGGCGATCCGGCCCGGTGGCCGGCTGGCCGTACTCGGGGTGCACGAGGTCGACTTCGACGCCGACCGGGATCTGGTGCTGCACCGCCGCCGGTCGTTGCCGTTCCATCCGAACGGGATGACGTTCACCGCGTACGCCCCGTCGGGTGAACCGGTGCGGACCCGGACCTACTACTCGGTCGGTGGTGGGTTCGTGGTCGACGAGACCGCGACCGGCGCGGACCGGATCAAGCCGGACAGCACCCGGGTCCGGTACCCGTTCACGACCGGGGCGGAATTGCTGAGGCTGACCGCCGGGACCGGGTTGTCGATCAGCGGGATCATGCTGGCCAACGAGCGCTCCTGGCGCAGCGAGGCGGAGGTCCGTGCCGGCCTGCTGGAGATCTGGCGGGTGATGCGCGAGTGCGTCGACCGGGGCAGCCGGCGGGCCGGGACGCTTCCCGGCGGGCTGCGGGTCCGGCGCCGCGCCGCCGAGCTGCGGCGGAGCCTGGAGGCGGATCCGGGCTCGGCGGACCCGCTGCGGGTGATGGACTGGGTGACGCTGTTCGCGCTGGCGGTGAACGAGGAGAACGCGGCCGGCGGCCGGGTGGTGACCGCCCCGACGAACGGGGCGGCCGGGATCATCCCGGCGGTGCTGCACTACTACACCCGGTTCGTGCCGGGGGCGTCCGAGGAGGGCGTACTGCGCTTCCTGCTCGCCGCCGCCGCGATCGGCGTGCTGTTCAAGGAGAACGCGTCGATCTCCGGTGCCGAGGTCGGCTGCCAGGGCGAGGTCGGTTCCGCCTGCTCGATGGCGGCGGCCGGGCTGGCCGAGGCGCTCGGCGGCACCCCGGCGCAGGTGGAGAACGCCGCCGAGATCGGCATGGAGCACAACCTGGGGCTGACCTGCGATCCGGTCGGCGGGCTGGTGCAGATCCCGTGCATCGAGCGGAACGCGGTGGCCAGCATCAAGGCGATCACGGCGGCCCGGTTGGCACTGCGTGGCGACGGGGAGCACGCGGTATCCCTGGACAAGGTGATCAAGACGATGCGGGAGACCGGCGCCGACATGAAGGTCAAGTACAAGGAGACCGCCCGGGGCGGCCTCGCGGTGAACGTCATCGAGTGCTGA
- a CDS encoding PspC domain-containing protein: protein MSRKLTRPRDNRMIAGVCAGLARRFGMSAGMVRLLFILSLLLPGTQVVIYLALWIIMPNEDRHYVAAH from the coding sequence ATGAGCCGCAAGCTCACCCGCCCCCGGGACAACCGCATGATCGCCGGCGTCTGCGCCGGCCTGGCCCGCCGCTTCGGCATGTCCGCCGGAATGGTGCGGCTGCTCTTCATCCTGTCGCTGCTGCTTCCCGGCACGCAGGTAGTGATCTATCTGGCGCTCTGGATCATCATGCCGAACGAGGACCGCCACTACGTCGCGGCGCACTGA
- a CDS encoding DUF4230 domain-containing protein: MSREGDVNQPTREFPGYAKGKATPPEPADPWSDSASDGTREFDADPARPERSDPEPAGAGGGRWGRGVFVLVGIIGLAAVLVLGVQVSGILPDWRNPFTKEETDRSQPPLLKSIQDLSRYVAAEGNFEVVVDLENNRKYVPEFLLGERTLFVGAGTVDAYVDFGALRDDAVVVSEDRKSVEIKLPAPQLGEVNLDLERSYVFAEKRGILNQLGEVFGGDPNRQREVYLKAEQKIADSAKSSGLGERAQENTRKMLDQMLRSLGYEQVTISYVQP; this comes from the coding sequence ATGTCCCGAGAAGGCGATGTCAACCAGCCCACTCGTGAGTTCCCCGGCTACGCGAAGGGAAAGGCCACCCCGCCGGAGCCGGCCGACCCCTGGTCCGACAGCGCGTCGGACGGGACCCGGGAGTTCGACGCCGACCCGGCCCGGCCGGAGCGGTCCGACCCGGAGCCGGCCGGTGCCGGCGGCGGGCGGTGGGGACGCGGCGTGTTCGTGCTGGTCGGCATCATCGGCCTGGCCGCCGTGCTGGTGCTCGGGGTGCAGGTCAGCGGCATCCTGCCGGACTGGCGCAACCCGTTCACGAAGGAGGAGACCGACCGCAGCCAGCCGCCGCTGCTGAAGTCGATCCAGGACCTCAGCCGCTACGTGGCCGCCGAGGGCAACTTCGAGGTCGTCGTCGACCTGGAGAACAACCGCAAGTACGTGCCGGAGTTCCTGCTCGGCGAGCGCACCCTCTTCGTCGGGGCCGGCACCGTCGACGCGTACGTCGACTTCGGAGCGCTCCGCGACGACGCGGTGGTGGTCTCGGAGGACCGGAAGTCGGTCGAGATCAAGCTGCCGGCGCCGCAGCTCGGCGAGGTCAACCTGGACCTGGAGCGCAGCTACGTCTTCGCCGAGAAGCGCGGCATCCTCAACCAGCTCGGCGAGGTCTTCGGCGGCGACCCGAACCGGCAGCGCGAGGTCTACCTCAAGGCCGAGCAGAAGATCGCCGACTCGGCGAAGAGCAGCGGGCTCGGCGAGCGCGCCCAGGAGAACACCCGGAAGATGCTCGACCAGATGCTCCGCTCGCTCGGCTACGAGCAGGTGACCATCAGCTACGTCCAGCCGTGA
- a CDS encoding flavin reductase produces the protein MPRDSATASDADGHTPADTYDCLKCEYPWPCPQARLALLLGFAGDRVGLMIYLGARLARALEALPDRHPALIVGQILHWVPRRN, from the coding sequence TTGCCGCGCGACAGCGCCACCGCGAGCGACGCCGACGGACACACCCCCGCCGACACGTACGACTGCCTGAAATGTGAGTACCCCTGGCCATGCCCGCAGGCTCGTCTGGCCCTGCTCCTCGGCTTCGCCGGGGACCGGGTCGGACTGATGATCTACCTCGGTGCCCGTCTTGCCCGCGCCCTGGAAGCGTTGCCCGATCGGCACCCCGCATTGATCGTCGGGCAGATCCTGCACTGGGTGCCCCGACGCAACTGA
- a CDS encoding GntR family transcriptional regulator, translated as MPTPHDRPRYRRVADELRRRILSGAIPPGSILPSESALIEEFGVARGTVREAVALLRSEGLVVTEMGRGTYARPVLPVRRLGSERYRRELEQVRTGELGTSFTADQRIGWSDYQLDRTFREVPADPTTAELFGVDPGTMILERRFVFRSQGVPQQMSTSCLLLDMVAGTPVADPDREPWPAGNTGQLSSLGIVVTGVRERVRARMPVRDEAETLRIPGGVPVLTITRQTYAGDRVVEVATDIVIPADRVELDYFIDLT; from the coding sequence GTGCCTACCCCGCACGACCGACCTCGTTATCGACGGGTTGCCGATGAGCTGCGCCGCCGGATCCTGTCCGGCGCGATCCCGCCCGGCAGCATCCTGCCGTCGGAGTCAGCTCTCATCGAGGAGTTCGGTGTCGCACGCGGTACCGTCCGCGAGGCGGTCGCGCTGCTGCGGAGCGAGGGCTTGGTCGTCACCGAGATGGGCCGAGGAACCTACGCCCGCCCCGTCCTGCCGGTGCGGCGGCTCGGCTCCGAGCGGTATCGCCGGGAGTTGGAACAGGTTCGCACCGGCGAGTTGGGCACCTCGTTCACGGCGGACCAGCGGATCGGCTGGTCGGACTACCAACTGGACAGGACGTTCCGAGAGGTGCCCGCGGATCCGACGACAGCCGAACTGTTCGGCGTCGACCCCGGGACAATGATCCTCGAGCGCCGGTTCGTGTTCAGGTCGCAGGGCGTACCGCAGCAGATGTCGACGTCGTGCCTGCTGCTCGACATGGTCGCGGGTACGCCGGTGGCCGACCCGGACCGGGAGCCCTGGCCGGCCGGCAACACGGGCCAACTCTCCAGCCTCGGCATCGTCGTCACTGGCGTCCGGGAGCGGGTTCGGGCAAGGATGCCGGTCCGGGACGAGGCCGAGACGTTGCGGATCCCCGGCGGCGTGCCCGTCCTGACGATCACCCGGCAGACGTACGCCGGGGACCGGGTGGTCGAGGTCGCCACCGACATCGTGATCCCGGCGGACCGGGTCGAGCTGGACTACTTCATCGACCTCACCTGA
- a CDS encoding sigma-70 family RNA polymerase sigma factor, whose protein sequence is MAQGGFSDAEEFARARLDALRRFAYLISGSAAEADDLAQIAVVEVWQRWPKAGQNPEAYARQVIVTRNVSRWRRWRREVPTDEVDHRPDDPAATAVGNGALWQALQQLGKAERTVVVLHVLYRYTFSEIAGICDEPPGTVSSRYARAKRVLRAHLAPAESTIRSGRG, encoded by the coding sequence ATGGCCCAGGGTGGGTTCAGCGACGCCGAGGAGTTCGCTCGGGCGCGCCTGGACGCCTTGCGGCGGTTCGCGTACCTGATCAGCGGCAGTGCGGCGGAGGCGGACGACCTGGCTCAGATCGCCGTGGTCGAGGTGTGGCAGCGGTGGCCGAAGGCCGGGCAGAACCCGGAGGCGTACGCCCGGCAGGTGATCGTGACCCGGAACGTGAGCCGGTGGCGGCGGTGGCGTCGCGAGGTGCCCACCGACGAGGTGGACCACCGGCCCGACGACCCGGCCGCGACGGCGGTCGGCAACGGCGCGCTGTGGCAGGCGTTGCAGCAGCTCGGCAAGGCGGAGCGGACCGTCGTGGTGCTGCACGTGCTCTACCGGTACACGTTCAGCGAGATCGCCGGGATCTGCGACGAACCTCCGGGCACGGTTTCCAGCCGGTACGCGCGGGCCAAGCGCGTGCTGCGGGCGCACCTGGCACCCGCGGAGTCGACGATTCGGAGCGGACGTGGTTGA